A single region of the Oligoflexus sp. genome encodes:
- a CDS encoding AgmX/PglI C-terminal domain-containing protein produces the protein MNLEIRYSPPNQSQQVVPVRDRLMIGSLLSNEVVIRATAVEPIHAMIEVLENGVHMLTDLGSHSGVFLNGKRIEVESPLSVGDRITIGDVVIEVMNHQTAAAASSEFKAAQNEGTKVGGEATVMNGRSGMAGSPPPASVYEAASDHDMESDHEDADEADDMAAGDDVKTTVRAAPRGDGDRGSDEGGDQLFSPRNAKPSGNVLEVVSYWDETIVDVDLFHPKFKNFERVTIGESPKAHFLSGSDSDVRVHELASVNEEGYTLHLMPDMQARLRKGGKVLEESGEKSINMSKHDIAHISQGPLKYFLMFIKPPVLELPRNSARDPIFAIIMLASIIFYVAAIPAIYLSKNPKDDKNDDDIWSIVNAPEKKEEPKPVPKEKKVEVAEVKQEPPPKPTPPKPPPKPPTPVPPEAKPKPVEQPKQPTPTPPVEKPTQQLAEPKKPTPPTPQPPQEKPKDQGMAQAGKKPDFKQPGAVTAAKVGPSGGAQGGDKLRPDAGGQRKGEQKVDLAGAEGGAPNKASGVNLAKLGLGAGKVLSQVGAGAIKTDFKDSAGGAGGGAGSGAKTLGLGGPGTGKTLGVAGTGGAANNFGGFGGNGSGEGGAGGLGGAGIGKGFGKGEGGAGRANVEVPPGDPVVAGGLTTQEVQAVIRANLNQIRHCYEQLLQRSPNANGKIKVNFVIGSDGRVTSSSIASDTVGDAVMAGCVTGKIVRWKFPTPRGGQNVNVNYPFVFNPL, from the coding sequence ATGAACCTCGAGATCCGCTACTCTCCGCCTAATCAATCGCAGCAGGTCGTGCCGGTCCGTGATCGGCTCATGATCGGCTCGCTGCTTTCCAACGAAGTCGTGATCCGGGCGACAGCGGTGGAACCCATTCACGCCATGATCGAGGTGCTCGAGAATGGTGTGCACATGCTCACGGATTTGGGTTCGCACTCGGGCGTTTTTCTGAACGGCAAGCGCATCGAAGTCGAATCCCCATTGAGTGTCGGCGATCGCATCACCATCGGTGATGTCGTCATCGAAGTGATGAATCATCAAACTGCGGCTGCTGCCAGTTCAGAGTTCAAGGCAGCGCAGAATGAAGGAACCAAGGTCGGTGGGGAAGCCACCGTTATGAACGGGCGTTCGGGGATGGCGGGCTCGCCGCCACCGGCTTCTGTTTATGAGGCGGCTTCTGATCATGACATGGAATCGGACCACGAGGACGCGGATGAGGCGGACGATATGGCTGCAGGCGATGATGTAAAAACAACAGTTCGAGCGGCGCCCCGAGGCGACGGTGACCGCGGGTCGGATGAAGGCGGGGATCAATTATTTTCCCCCAGGAATGCCAAACCCAGCGGAAACGTCCTGGAGGTCGTGAGCTATTGGGATGAGACCATAGTCGATGTGGATCTCTTTCATCCCAAGTTCAAGAACTTCGAGCGCGTGACGATCGGCGAATCGCCCAAAGCGCACTTCCTTTCAGGAAGCGACAGCGATGTGCGCGTTCACGAACTCGCATCAGTGAATGAAGAAGGCTACACCCTGCATCTGATGCCCGACATGCAGGCTCGTCTTCGCAAAGGTGGAAAGGTCCTCGAAGAATCCGGGGAGAAGTCCATCAATATGAGCAAGCACGATATTGCTCATATCAGTCAGGGACCATTGAAATATTTCCTGATGTTTATCAAACCGCCAGTTTTGGAACTGCCGCGTAACAGCGCGCGCGATCCGATTTTCGCAATCATCATGCTCGCGTCGATCATATTCTACGTCGCGGCGATCCCTGCGATTTATCTGAGCAAAAATCCAAAAGACGATAAGAACGACGACGACATCTGGTCGATCGTGAATGCGCCGGAGAAAAAAGAAGAACCGAAGCCGGTTCCGAAAGAGAAGAAAGTTGAAGTGGCGGAAGTGAAGCAGGAGCCGCCGCCCAAACCCACGCCTCCGAAGCCACCACCAAAGCCACCCACGCCGGTTCCGCCTGAAGCGAAGCCGAAACCCGTGGAGCAGCCCAAGCAACCAACGCCAACGCCGCCGGTTGAGAAACCTACGCAGCAATTGGCTGAACCCAAGAAGCCGACGCCACCGACGCCTCAGCCTCCGCAAGAGAAGCCGAAGGATCAAGGGATGGCCCAGGCCGGGAAAAAGCCTGACTTCAAGCAGCCTGGTGCTGTGACCGCTGCAAAGGTAGGACCTTCAGGTGGTGCACAGGGTGGTGATAAGCTACGCCCTGATGCTGGCGGCCAACGCAAAGGTGAACAGAAAGTTGACCTTGCCGGAGCCGAAGGTGGAGCCCCGAATAAAGCATCTGGCGTGAACCTTGCTAAATTAGGTTTGGGTGCCGGTAAAGTTCTGAGTCAGGTCGGAGCCGGTGCCATCAAAACCGACTTTAAAGATTCCGCCGGCGGTGCCGGTGGTGGTGCGGGATCGGGAGCGAAAACTCTCGGCCTCGGTGGTCCTGGAACCGGTAAAACCCTTGGCGTTGCAGGGACTGGTGGAGCCGCGAACAACTTCGGTGGATTCGGTGGAAACGGATCCGGTGAAGGCGGCGCTGGTGGTCTGGGTGGCGCAGGAATCGGCAAAGGATTCGGTAAAGGCGAAGGCGGAGCTGGCCGTGCCAATGTCGAAGTGCCGCCCGGTGATCCTGTCGTGGCAGGCGGTTTGACAACGCAAGAAGTACAGGCCGTCATTCGAGCGAATTTGAATCAGATCCGTCACTGTTATGAACAATTGCTGCAGCGATCCCCTAACGCAAACGGCAAGATTAAAGTGAATTTCGTGATTGGATCAGATGGACGCGTGACCTCTTCCAGCATAGCATCCGACACGGTTGGCGACGCTGTAATGGCCGGATGTGTGACAGGAAAGATAGTCCGCTGGAAATTCCCGACGCCGCGAGGCGGTCAAAATGTGAACGTAAATTATCCCTTCGTGTTCAACCCGCTTTGA
- a CDS encoding M23 family metallopeptidase encodes MSPDLRGRSKLVNGVLPESTGKESDDENLGQGERATLYTELRQLQWPTQGRLSSGFGPRSGRSHEGIDIMAPRGRKIFAAHGGTVEYAGWKRGYGWTVVLRQKTFKTLYAHCSKLYVKQGMNVKRGQEIAQVGASGNAEGTHLHFEYKNIANKSMDPLPHFARQYAH; translated from the coding sequence ATGTCTCCTGACTTGCGGGGAAGAAGCAAGCTGGTCAACGGCGTGCTTCCTGAATCCACGGGCAAAGAATCGGATGATGAGAATCTTGGTCAGGGCGAACGCGCGACTCTTTACACCGAACTTCGTCAACTGCAGTGGCCCACCCAAGGCCGTCTGAGTTCGGGTTTTGGTCCACGCAGCGGCCGCTCGCATGAAGGCATCGACATCATGGCCCCACGCGGTCGCAAGATTTTCGCGGCGCATGGCGGTACTGTTGAATACGCAGGATGGAAACGCGGCTACGGCTGGACTGTGGTTCTGCGCCAGAAGACTTTCAAGACTCTTTACGCGCACTGCTCGAAGCTTTATGTGAAGCAGGGCATGAACGTGAAGAGAGGCCAGGAAATCGCCCAGGTGGGCGCCAGCGGGAACGCCGAAGGCACACACCTTCATTTCGAATACAAGAATATTGCGAACAAGTCGATGGATCCCCTGCCACACTTCGCTCGCCAGTACGCGCACTGA